The sequence TTGTTCAGACAGATGCGTTTGCCCTATTTTTCGGGGGAACGTCACTATTGATTATGGTAGGTGTAATTTTAGATACAGTTCAACAGATTAATACATATCTGCTGAATCATCATTATGATGGCTTAATGCAATCTAAACTGTCTAGAACGACTGGATATTAATTTATGGCAAAACAAAAACATATTGAACAAGACGGCGTTATAACGGAAGCACTTTCGAACGCTCAGTTCCGTGTAGAACTTGAAAATGGGCATATTCTTATTGCTCATATTTCTGGTAAAATGCGAATGCACTATATTAAACTTTTACCTGGTGATAAGGTAAAACTAGAAATGTCTCCCTATGATTTAACGAAAGGGAGGATCACATTTAGATATTAAAACATTTAGCCAAATGGAATACTCATTCCATTTGGCATTTGTAAAAAATAAATACTATCAAAATGAAAGTAAGAGCATCAATTAAAAAAAGAAGCGCTGATTGCAAAATCGTACGCAGAAAAGGTGTACTATTCGTAATCAACAAGAAGAACCCAAAATTTAAACAAAGACAAGGTTAACATTAAATTATGGCGAGAATTGCAGGTATTGATTTACCAAAAAACAAAAGAGGTGTTATCGGTTTAACTTACATCTATGGAGTAGGAAGAAATACTTCTTCTGAAATCCTTAAAGCTGCCGGTATCAGCGAAGACAAGAAAGTCAACGAATGGAATGACGATGAATTGGCTGCAATCAGAACCTATATCTCAGAAAACGTAAAAGTAGAAGGAGAATTAAGATCTGAAGTGCAATTGAACATCAAGAGATTGATGGACATAGGATGCCAACGAGGAATACGTCACAGACTAGGATTACCTTTAAGAGGCCAGAGAACGAAAAACAACTCTAGAACCCGTAAAGGAAAGAGAAAAACTGTTGCTAACAAGAAAAAGGCAAGTAAATAATCGTTAGGAATTATGGCAAAACAAAGTAAAGTAGTTAAAAAAAGAAAAGTAAAAGTTGAAGCTATTGGTGAAGCACATATTCAAGCTTCTTTCAATAACATCATCATTTCTTTAACAAATAAAAACGGAGAGGTTATCTCTTGGGCATCTGCCGGTAAAATGGGATTCAGAGGTTCTAAAAAGAACACTCCTTTCGCTGCTCAAATGGCAGCTGAAAATTGCTCTAATGTTGCTCATGAAGCTGGATTAAGAAGAGTAAAGGTGTATGTGAAAGGTCCTGGAGCAGGTAGAGAATCTGCAATCAGAACGATCCATAATTCAGGAATTGAAGTTAGCGAAATCGTTGATGTGACTCCAATGCCACACAATGGATGTAGACCACCTAAAAGAAGAAGAGTTTAATTTTTGAATTTACCCATTATGGCAAGATATATTGGACCTAAAACTAAGATTGCTAGAAAGTTTGGAGCTGCAATCTACGGAGATGATAAGAACTTCGAAAAGAGAAAAAACCAACCACCAGGACAACACGGTCCTAACAAAAGAAGAGGTGCTAAAAAATCAGAATATGCAGTTCAGTTAGCTGAAAAACAAAAAGCTAAATATAC is a genomic window of Chryseobacterium nakagawai containing:
- the infA gene encoding translation initiation factor IF-1, with amino-acid sequence MAKQKHIEQDGVITEALSNAQFRVELENGHILIAHISGKMRMHYIKLLPGDKVKLEMSPYDLTKGRITFRY
- the rpsM gene encoding 30S ribosomal protein S13, with the translated sequence MARIAGIDLPKNKRGVIGLTYIYGVGRNTSSEILKAAGISEDKKVNEWNDDELAAIRTYISENVKVEGELRSEVQLNIKRLMDIGCQRGIRHRLGLPLRGQRTKNNSRTRKGKRKTVANKKKASK
- the rpsK gene encoding 30S ribosomal protein S11, which produces MAKQSKVVKKRKVKVEAIGEAHIQASFNNIIISLTNKNGEVISWASAGKMGFRGSKKNTPFAAQMAAENCSNVAHEAGLRRVKVYVKGPGAGRESAIRTIHNSGIEVSEIVDVTPMPHNGCRPPKRRRV
- the rpmJ gene encoding 50S ribosomal protein L36, whose product is MKVRASIKKRSADCKIVRRKGVLFVINKKNPKFKQRQG